CGAACGCCGTTGTCTTCGCCGGACCCGATCGAACATTCGCGATTGGCGCTGGACAGATGAGCCGCGTCGACGCCGTCAAGGTAGCAGCGATGAAGGCGACGGCGCCGTTGACCGGATCCGTCGTGGCCTCGGATGCGTTCTTCCCCTTCCGCGATGGTGTGGACGCCATCGCTCAGGCGGGCGCCACGGCTATCGTGCAGCCCGGAGGGTCGGTTCGAGACGCCGAGTCCATTGCCGCGGCCGACGAGCACGGCCTCGCCATGATCTTCACCGGCGTTCGGCATTTCAGACACTGACGAAAGACGTAAAACGGGGACAGCCCTCGTTTTCCGAAGGATGGAAAACGAGGGCTGTCCCCGTTTTCTACAGCTCGCTGGCAAGCGCCTGATCGAGCTCGTCGCGGGTGACCGGCGCGGGCCCGAAGTGGCTGACCGCCACACCGGCCGCGTGGTTGGCCATCTCGGCCGCCTCGGCGAGTGTGGCGCCGCCAGCGAGCGCGAGCGCAAGCGTGCTGATCACGGTGTCGCCGGCGCCGGTGACATCGGCCACCTCGCGCGTGGCCGCCGGCAGAACGCCCTCACCGAGCGATGCGTGCCCGCTCTCCGAGCCATCCAGAATCCAGATCCCATGCTCGCCGCGCGTGATGACGACCGAGGCGCAGCCCACCTGGTCTCGCAGCGCACGCGCCGCCCGCCGCGCATCATCGTCCGACCGAATCCGGAGATGGGTCGCGATTTCCGCTTCGACCTGGTTTGGCGTAATGAGTGTCACGCCGCCGTACAGCTCGAGATGCGGGATCTTGGGATCCACCAGCACCCGTATGCCACGCGCGCGGGCGCACCCCATCACGCCACGCATCACCTCCTGTGTGATGACCCCCTTCAGGTAATCGGACACGACGATGATGTCGGCTCTTGGAGCGGCCGACTCGACGTACGCGATGACGGTCTCCTGGATTGCACCCGCTATGTCTCCATCCAACTCATAGTCGACTCGTGCCACCTGTTGTTGTCGCGTGGTGACGATGCGAAGCTTACGCGTCGTACAGCGTGAGCTGTCGCAGACCAGACTGTCAGCGGAGATCCCGCGGTCCCTCAGGGCTGCCTTCAATCGGTCGGCCGGGTCGTCTTCTCCCACCACGCCCACCAGCGTGGCGCGACCGCCCAAGGCGGTGACGTTGCTGGCGACGTTGGCCGCGCCACCCAGCCGGAAGTGCTCGTGATCGAACTCGACCACCGGCACCGGCGCTTCCGGCGAGATCCGATGCACCCGACCGAACAAGAAATGGTCGAGCATCACGTCGCCGACTATCAGGATGGATCGTTCCGCGAGCGACGCGAGTATGGCTCGCGCGCGCGCGAGCGATAAGGAAGGCATAATCAGGAATCAGGAAAAGGGGAAACAGGCTTGCCTCGCCGTAGCTCGCCGGAGGCGAGCGAAGGCTGGGCGCTCATGCTCGATTCATCCGGGGGTTTGGTCCTTGCGGTCGGATTCCCGTGGCCCGTGCTCGCCGCTGACGCCCGATTCCTGGTTCCCGGTTCCTGAATCCTGGGTCCTGAATCCTGATTGCTGATATTCGGCGGCGTACGGCAGCGTGACGAGTACGAGAAAGAGCATCAAGAACTCCGAGTCGCCGAAGTTGTACTCGAACATGCCGGCCGTCAGCATACTAATGATGGCAGCAATGCCTGCGGCCGCCAGCCCGGCAGAGCGCTGCGCACGAACCCTGCGATACAGATCACGCAGAACGACCACGACGAACCAGAGCCATGCGGCGAGTGCAGGGAGCCCCCGCTCCGCGGCGATCTGCATGGGTACGTTGTGAAGGTGAACGTTCAGCGGTTCCACTGCCTCCGGCATCCGATACTGCGGATAGACGCGCTTGACGTTGTCTGGTCCGACACCGACAAGCGGATGATCGCGCACGATGCGCAGCCCCGAGCGCAGCATCGCCACGCGGTCGCGGTTCGCCGGATCCTGCAGATCGAGCACCGAGTAGACACGCGCCGCCACTCGGCCCGGCGCGACGAGGAGGAGCAGGGCAACGGCGATGGGCAGCAGCGCGAGTAGCCGCCGGTCTTTCAAGACGAAGAGCACACCCATCGCGGCCGAGATGCCGACCCACGTGTTACGCGTGAAGGTGAGTGACAGGGCGACCAACACGGCGGGAAGCACGAGTGCCGGCCATGTGCGGTCGTGTTTGTCGTACAGGAGCCGTCCCGCGACCGCACCGGCCACCAGCATCAGCAGGCCTGAATAGGTCATGTAGTGCGTGAGGGAGCCGGCTGGTCGCCTGTCCAGCGTGTCGTACTGGAACATTCCGTACTGGACGATGCCGATGATCGCGCTGAGGGCACCGATGGTGATGATGACGTTCGTCAACAGGGAGGCACGCTCACCGCGAGCGATGCGGTAGACGAGCGGTACGATGAAGAAGAGGACGAGCTGCTTGCAGTCGACGATGGTCTCGATGCGGTTGGGGGCGGCGAGCGCGGAGACCAGCGTCAGGCCCCCGTATACCGCCAGCGGCCAAAACACCCGCGGGACCTCGATCCGCTCGTTGCGGACGCCAACCAGCACCAGCCAACAAAGGACCGTGGCCGTCAGCAGGATGTAGGCGCCAGCCACGAACAGCTGGACGGCGGCGACGAACAGCAAAGCGCTGCCGAGCGCCAACCCTTCCAGTCTGTCGCTGCGACCACTGCCGCGCCCCAGCGCGGTAAGCGTCGTCGTTGTCATCGGTCCGGTCTCGCCACAGAGCTGGTCATTGGGCTCGCCGCCGGACTCGTCAGCGCGGATGCCCTCGCCCGTGCCAACGCGCGTTCCGCCGCCTCGACGACGCGCATCGCCGAGATGCGCGTGAGGCATCGGAAGTCGCCCGGCGCGCAGGTGCGCTGCTCGCACGGACGGCAGGGTAGATCGTCGATCTCGACCGCCTCGGTGACAAACGCCGGATCCCGCCAAGGTGCCGAACGCGCCGGAAGCGTCGGCCCGTAGAGCGCGACGATGGGGACCGATGTTGCCGCTGCGATGTGCAGCGGGCCACTATCTCCCCCGACGAACAGGGCGGCACGCCCGATGAGGCTCCTGAGCTCTGCCAGCGTCGAGCCACCACACGTCACGATCGCCTCGCCTTGCGCTGGTGCGAGGCGCAACGCCCGTCCGACCACCTCCTCTGCGGCGCTTGCCTCGGACGGTCCCGACGTCAGGATGATACGACGTTCCGTGTCGGAAGACGAGAGGTGCGCGGCCAGCTCTGCGAAGCTCTCCAGCGGCCAGCGTCGAAAGGGATTGCCCGCGCTGACATGGATGACGATCGGCACGTGCACCGACCCGATGCCCTGGCGGTCCAGCCAGATCGCGATCCGCCGGGCCGCTTCGGGGTCTTCGGGCATTTCCACCGGATCGCGCGCTGGGTCCGGAGGCTCGATGCCCGGCAGCAGCGGACGCAGTAGGTCCCATTGGTTTTCCACCGAGTGCCGCGGCCGCAGCTCGCGCGGACGCGCCACGATGTCGGTGTACATCCAGGAACGGCCAGTGACGCTGTAACCAATGCGTCGGGGCGCCCGGCTCGCGAGCGTGAGCCAGCTTGCGCGTGGCCCGCCGTGGAAGTCGGCGACGACATCGAACCGACGTCGCCGCAGCTCGGCCGCCAGCTGCCAGTCGGCGAGCACCCGGGCCGGGCCGCTCGGGGCCGCTCGCAGCAGCACCTCATCGAGATGGGGATTGTGGGCAACCACGGCTGACGCCGCGGGCTCAACGAGATACGTGAGTCGTGCGTCCGGCAGCGCGCGCCTCACCGCGCGGATGGCGGGAGTCGTGAAGACGACGTCACCGACCACGCGCAGGCGGATGAGTAAGATGTTCACGGGCCAACATTGCAATATAGCAGGGTCAAGGGGGCAAGGGATCGAGGGATCCAGGGGGCAACGGGGTAAGGGGGGAAGTGGCTCGCTGCTTTGCCCCCGGTCCCCAAATCATCCCACCCTCGATCCCTTGATCCCTGGATCCCTCGATCCCTTGCCCCCTTGACCCCTCTATCCCTTTCCCCTTTTTCTGAAGTCTTCGGCTGTGGAACAATCAAGGGGATGTTGTCGCTGCCGCTCGTGCTTCTCCTGGGCATCTCACCACTGGGGGTGCAGAGCCCCAGCGTCCCGGCTGAGGAAACGTCTTCCGGCCCGCCAGCCGATGGGCGGCCCAGCGACGGCGCCGCGTACTACGAATTCCTGCAAGCGCGGCGCCTCGAGGACCAAGGCGACGTCGAGGGAGCGGTTGCGGCCCTTCGACGTGCCACCGAACACGACCCGGCGTCCGCCGAGGTCTTTGCCGAGCTCGCAGCGCTGCACGCACGGCAGAATCAAGCCGAGGAGGCCATGGCGGCCGCTGGGCGTGCCACGGCGCTCGATCCAGACAATAGTCAGGCGCACTGGGTGCTGGGTATCGTGAACGCGGCACTCGCGCGAGCCGCGCGGGAGAATGAAGGCAGCGAGGGTTCCGAGGCGGCGGCGCAGGCGATCACACATCTCGAGAAAGCGTTACCTGGCCGTCCCTGGGACATTGGGGCCACGCTCACCTTGGGGCGGCTCTATCTCGAGACGGACGACCACGACAAGGCAATCGCCCTGCTGACGAAGTTGCTCGATCGCGAGGCCACTGTCTCCGAGGCGGCGCTCTTGCTCGCGCAGGCCCACGAGCAGGCGGGCGATCCCAAACGTGCCATGGGGGCACTCGACTCGGTGGTGCCTGGCGATCCGCAGTACTTTGGCGCACAAGTCGCCAAGGGCGAGCTACTCGAGCGACGCGGTGACTGGGCGGGCGCCGCAGCGGCATACGGTCGTGCGCTCGAGCACAACCCGGCCGCGACCGATGTGCGCCTGCGTCAGGCGGCGGTGCTGCTCGGTGCCAAGCGACCTGCCGATGCGCGCACGCTCTTGGAGGAAGCGGCCAAGGAGAAGCCTGCGAACAGCCGGGTTCTGTACTTGCTCTCGGAAGCGCAGCGCGAATCGGGGGACCTCGCTGCCGCCGAGGCCACCGCCCGTCAGCTCGTCGAGGCGGCACCGAAGGACGCCCGCGGCGCGTATGCGCTCGCACAGGTGTTCGAGGAGCGCCGTGAGTATCAAGCGGTCATCGACGCGCTCGCGCCGTTTGCCGACCCAGCGCCAACGGCCCCTCAGCCACCCGCCGAGATCCGCACGGACCTGCTCTTGCGTCTGGCGTTTGCCAAGCAGCAAACCGGCGGGGTGGATGAGGCCATTGATCTGTTCGAGCGCGCCAAGGCACGTGGACCCTCGACACCGTTGTTCGACGCCTTCATTGCGCAGGCGTATCTGCTCGACGAGCAGTACGACCGAGCCCTGACGGCGACGCGCGCTGCACGCAAGCGGTGGCCGGAGGACCCTCGGCTGGTGCGCCTCGAGGCTCGGGCGCTTCAGGGTACCGGCGAGGTGGAGCCGGCCGTAGCGCTGCTCGAGCAGCAAGCTCGGCGCGAGCCCGATGATGTGTCGCACGTGGTTGCCCTGGGAGCCATGCTGGCTCAGAGCCAGCAATTCGATCGCGCTGTCGCGGTGGTCAGCGATGCGCGAACGCGGTTTCCGCGAGACGCGACGCTCGGCTACCAGCTGGGCGCCATCTATCACGAGGCACGGCGCTATGACGAAGCGGAACGTGCATTCCGGGCAGTGCTGGAGATTGATCCGCGCCACGCCCCGACACTGAACGACCTCGGCTACATGTTTGCCGACCGCGGCGTACGACTCAACGAGGCCGTGAAGCTGTTGCAACAGGCCGTGAAGCTGGACCCGTACAACGGCTCCTATCTCGACAGCCTCGGGTGGGCGTACTTCAAGCAGCGCAGGCTCGATCTCGCCCGCGACCACCTGCAAAAGGCGGCGACGCAGCTCACCAACAACTCTGTCGTGCAGGACCACCTCGGCGATCTGCTCTTTGCTCTGAACGACCGTGAGGCCGCAATCGAAGCCTGGGAGCGTGCGCTCACGGGCGACGGTGAGTCGGTTGTGCCTTCGGACATCAAGGACAAGATCCAGCGCGCGCGACAGGAATGAAGGGGATCAACGGATCACATGAGCGCAAGGGAGCCTTCGCCGGCATTCATGAGCGAAGGCTGGTAGCCCACATCGTCCTGGGGACATGTGTGTGCGCGCTCGCATCGTCGTGTGCAGCGAGGCGAGTCGCGTTGCCGACCGATCCAGGGACACCGCTGGCTGACGCCTCGACGCTGTACGAACAGGCAACGGTCGACTGCCGCGATGTTCGGGCGATGACCGCGGAGATCGGCCTGTCCGGACGGATCGACGGACGGCGTGTCCGCGGCCGGCTGCAAGTAGGCCTCGCGGAGGGAGGGCGAGTGCGTCT
This genomic stretch from Luteitalea sp. harbors:
- the rfaE1 gene encoding D-glycero-beta-D-manno-heptose-7-phosphate kinase, which codes for MPSLSLARARAILASLAERSILIVGDVMLDHFLFGRVHRISPEAPVPVVEFDHEHFRLGGAANVASNVTALGGRATLVGVVGEDDPADRLKAALRDRGISADSLVCDSSRCTTRKLRIVTTRQQQVARVDYELDGDIAGAIQETVIAYVESAAPRADIIVVSDYLKGVITQEVMRGVMGCARARGIRVLVDPKIPHLELYGGVTLITPNQVEAEIATHLRIRSDDDARRAARALRDQVGCASVVITRGEHGIWILDGSESGHASLGEGVLPAATREVADVTGAGDTVISTLALALAGGATLAEAAEMANHAAGVAVSHFGPAPVTRDELDQALASEL
- a CDS encoding tetratricopeptide repeat protein encodes the protein MLSLPLVLLLGISPLGVQSPSVPAEETSSGPPADGRPSDGAAYYEFLQARRLEDQGDVEGAVAALRRATEHDPASAEVFAELAALHARQNQAEEAMAAAGRATALDPDNSQAHWVLGIVNAALARAARENEGSEGSEAAAQAITHLEKALPGRPWDIGATLTLGRLYLETDDHDKAIALLTKLLDREATVSEAALLLAQAHEQAGDPKRAMGALDSVVPGDPQYFGAQVAKGELLERRGDWAGAAAAYGRALEHNPAATDVRLRQAAVLLGAKRPADARTLLEEAAKEKPANSRVLYLLSEAQRESGDLAAAEATARQLVEAAPKDARGAYALAQVFEERREYQAVIDALAPFADPAPTAPQPPAEIRTDLLLRLAFAKQQTGGVDEAIDLFERAKARGPSTPLFDAFIAQAYLLDEQYDRALTATRAARKRWPEDPRLVRLEARALQGTGEVEPAVALLEQQARREPDDVSHVVALGAMLAQSQQFDRAVAVVSDARTRFPRDATLGYQLGAIYHEARRYDEAERAFRAVLEIDPRHAPTLNDLGYMFADRGVRLNEAVKLLQQAVKLDPYNGSYLDSLGWAYFKQRRLDLARDHLQKAATQLTNNSVVQDHLGDLLFALNDREAAIEAWERALTGDGESVVPSDIKDKIQRARQE